The genomic region CCCGGCCGGCGTGGTCATGACCGACGGTCGCTACGCGGTGTGCCTGCTCGACCGTAACGGCCTGCGCCCGGCACGTTGGGTTACCACCACCAACGGCTTCATCACCCTGGCGTCGGAAATCGGCGTGTGGAACTACAAGCCGGAAGATGTGATCGCCAAAGGCCGCGTCGGCCCGGGCCAGATCCTGGCCGTGGACACCGAGACCGGGCAGATCCTCGACACCGACGCCATCGACAACCGCTTGAAGTCTCGTCACCCGTACAAGCAATGGCTGCGCAAGAACGCCCTGCGCATCCAGGCGACCATGGAAGACAACGACCACGGTTCGGCTTTCTACGACATCGACCAGCTCAAGCAGTACATGAAGATGTACCAGGTCACGTTCGAAGAGCGCGACCAGGTGCTGCGTCCGCTTGGCGAACAAGGCTACGAGGCCGTCGGCTCCATGGGCGACGACACGCCGATGGCCGTGCTGTCCCAGCGCGTGCGCACCCCGTATGACTATTTCCGCCAGCAGTTCGCCCAGGTCACCAACCCGCCGATCGACCCGCTGCGCGAAGCCATCGTGATGTCCTTGGAAGTGTGCCTCGGTGCCGAGCGCAACATCTTCCAGGAGTCGCCTGAGCACGCTTCCCGCGTGATCCTCAGCTCGCCGGTCATCTCCCCGGCCAAATGGCGCTCGCTGATGACCCTGGAGCGTCCAGGTTTCGACCGCCAGATCATTGACCTGAACTACGACGAAAGCCTCGGCCTTGAAGCTGCGGTGCGTAACGTCGCCGATCAGGCCGAAGAAGCCGTGCGCGCCGGGCGTACCCAGATCGTGCTGACCGACCGCCATATCGCACCAGGCAAGCTGCCGATCCATGCTTCGCTCGCCACCGGCGCGGTGCACCACCGTCTGACCGAAAAGGGCCTGCGTTGCGACTCCAACATCCTCGTTGAGACCGCTACCGCCCGCGATCCGCATCACTTTGCAGTGCTGATCGGTTTCGGCGCGTCGGCGGTGTATCCGTTCCTGGCGTACGAAGTGCTCGGCGACCTGATCCGTACCGGTGAAGTCCTGGGCGATCTCTATGAGGTGTTCAAGAACTACCGTAAAGGCATCACCAAAGGCCTGCTGAAGATCCTGTCGAAGATGGGCATCTCCACAGTCACCTCGTACCGTGGCGCGCAACTGTTCGAAGCCATTGGCCTGTCAGAAGAAGTCTGCGAGCTGAGCTTTCGTGGTGTGCCGAGCCGCATCAAGGGCGCACGTTTCGTCGACCTCGAAGCCGAGCAGAAAGCCTTGGCGTTGGAGGCCTGGAGTGCACGCAAGCCGATCCAGCAAGGTGGCTTGCTCAAGTTTGTGCACGGTGGCGAATACCACGCCTACAACCCGGACGTGGTCAGCACTTTGCAAGCCGCCGTGCAGCAGGGCGACTACGCCAAGTTCAAGGAATACACGAGCCTGGTGGATAACCGCCCGGTATCGATGATCCGCGACCTGTTCAAGGTGAAGACGTTGGACACGCCGATGGACATCAGCGAAGTCGAGCCGCTGGAATCGATCCTCAAGCGCTTCGACTCTGCCGGTATTTCCCTGGGTGCCTTGTCGCCCGAGGCCCACGAGGCGCTGGCCGAGGCCATGAACCGCCTGGGTGCGCGTTCCAACTCCGGTGAAGGCGGCGAAGATCCGGCGCGCTACGGCACCATCAAGAGCTCAAAAATAAAACAGGTCGCCACTGGCCGTTTCGGCGTTACCCCGGAATACCTGGTCAACGCCGAAGTGCTGCAGATCAAGGTGGCCCAGGGCGCCAAGCCTGGTGAAGGCGGCCAGTTGCCAGGCGGCAAGGTCAACGGTCTGATCGCCAAGCTGCGTTATGCGGTGCCGGGCGTGACGCTGATCTCTCCACCGCCGCACCACGACATCTATTCAATCGAAGACTTGTCGCAGCTGATTTTCGACTTGAAACAAGTCAACCCGCAGGCCCTGGTCTCGGTGAAGCTGGTGGCGGAAGCTGGCGTCGGTACCATTGCTGCCGGCGTGGCCAAGGCCTATGCCGACCTGATCACTATCTCCGGCTACGACGGCGGTACCGGCGCTTCGCCGCTGACCTCCATCAAGTACGCCGGCGCGCCATGGGAACTCGGCCTGGCCGAAACCCACCAGACCCTGCGTGGCAACGACCTGCGCGGCAAAGTGCGGGTACAGACCGACGGCGGCCTTAAAACTGGCCTCGACGTGATCAAGGCGGCGATCCTCGGCGCCGAAAGCTTCGGCTTCGGCACCGCGCCAATGATCGCCCTGGGCTGCAAGTATTTGCGCATCTGCCACCTGAATAACTGCGCCACTGGCGTAGCGACCCAGAACGAGAAGCTGCGCAAGGATCACTACATCGGCACCGTCGACATGGTGGTGAACTTCTTCACCTACGTCGCCGAAGAAACCCGTGAGTGGCTGGCCAAGCTGGGCGTGCGTTCCCTCGAAGAGCTGATCGGGCGTACCGACCTGCTGGATATCCTCGAAGGCCAGACCGCCAAGCAACAACACCTGGACCTGACGCCGCTGTTGGGCAGCGATCACATTCCGGCAGACAAGCCACAATTCTGCCAGGTGGACCGCAACCCGCCGTTCGACAAAGGCCTGTTGGCCGAGAAGATGGTCGACATGGCGGGCAGTGCGATCAATGACGCCAGTGGTGGCGAATTTGCCCTGGATATCTGCAACTGCGACCGGTCCATCGGCGCACGCATCTCCGGCGAAATCGCGCGCAAGCACGGTAACCAAGGCATGGCGAAAGCGCCGATCACCTTCCGCTTCAAAGGCACGGCGGGCCAGAGCTTCGGCGTGTGGAACGCCGGCGGCCTGCACATGTACCTGGAAGGCGACGCCAACGACTACGTGGGCAAGGGCATGACCGGTGGCAAGCTGGTCATCGTTCCGCCGGCCGGCAGCGTCTACAAGACCCAGGACAGTGCCATTATCGGCAACACCTGCTTGTACGGCGCCACCGGAGGTAAGCTGTTCGCCGCCGGCACCGCCGGTGAGCGCTTCGCCGTGCGTAACTCCGGTGCCCACACCGTGGTGGAAGGCACTGGCGATCACTGCTGCGAGTACATGACCGGCGGCTTTGTCGCGGTACTGGGCAAGACCGGTTACAACTTCGGTTCGGGCATGACCGGCGGTTTCGCCTACGTGCTCGACCAGGACAACACCTTCGTCGACAAGGTCAACCACGAGTTGGTCGAGATCCAGCGGATCAGCGGTGAAGCCATGGAGTCCTACCGGAACCACTTGCAGCACGTGCTGGATGAGTACGTCGAGGAAACCGGCAGCGAATGGGGTCGTGAACTCGCCGAGAACCTCGATGATTACCTGCGTCGTTTCTGGCTGGTCAAGCCCAAGGCTGCCAACCTGAAATCCTTGCTCTCCAGCATCCGTGCCAACCCGCAGTGATATGCGCCTGAACAGTTTGATGAGGTTTTAACATGGCTGAACGTCTGAATAACGACTTCCAGTTCATCGATGTCGGGCGCAAAGATCCGAAGAAGAAACTGTTGCGTCAACGCAAGAAAGAGTTCGTGGAAATCTACGAACCGTTCAAACCCCAGCAATCGGCCGACCAGGCTCACCGCTGCCTGGGGTGCGGTAACCCGTATTGCGAGTGGAAGTGCCCGGTGCACAACTTCATTCCCAACTGGCTCAAGCTGGTGGCCGAGGGCAACATCCTCGCTGCCGCCGAGCTGTCGCACCAGACCAATACCCTGCCGGAAGTCTGCGGCCGGGTGTGCCCGCAGGACCGTCTGTGCGAGGGGGCGTGCACCCTCAACGACGGCTTCGGCGCGGTGACCATCGGTTCGGTGGAGAAGTACATCACCGATACTGCGTTCGCCATGGGCTGGCGCCCGGACATGTCCAAGGTCAAGCCGACCGGCAAGCGCGTTGCGATCATCGGCGCGGGCCCGGCGGGCCTGGGCTGTGCCGACGTATTGGTGCGTGGTGGCGTGACCCCGGTGGTCTTCGACAAGAACCCGGAAATCGGTGGCCTGCTGACCTTCGGTATTCCCGAGTTCAAGCTGGAAAAAACCGTACTGAGTCACCGTCGTGAAGTCTTCACCGGTATGGGTATCGAGTTCCGGCTCAATACCGAAGTCGGCAAAGACATCACCATGGAGCAACTGCTCGCCGAATACGATGCGGTGTTCATGGGCATGGGCACCTACACTTACATGAAGGGCGGCTTCGCCGGTGAAGACCTGCCGGGCGTATATGACGCGCTCGACTTCCTGATCGCCAACGTCAACCGCAACCTGGGCTTTGAAAAGTCGCCGGAAGATTTCGTCGACATGAAAGGCAAGAAGGTCGTGGTGCTTGGCGGTGGCGACACCGCGATGGACTGCAACCGTACGTCGATCCGCCAGGGCGCCAAGTCGGTGACCTGTGCCTATCGCCGTGACGAGGCCAACATGCCCGGCTCGCGCAAAGAGGTGAAGAACGCCAAGGAAGAAGGAGTGAAATTCCTCTACAACCGCCAGCCGATTGCCATCGTCGGTGAAGACCGTGTCGAAGGCGTGAAGGTGGTCGAGACCCGTCTCGGCGAGCCGGATGCCCGTGGCCGTCGCAGCCCTGAGCCGATCCCGGGCTCCGAAGAGATCATCCCGGCCGACGCCGTGGTCATCGCTTTCGGCTTCCGCCCAAGCCCGGCGCCATGGTTCGAGCAGTTCGAGATCCAGACCGACAGCCAGGGCCGCGTCGTCGCCCCGGAACAAGGCCAGTACAAGCACCAGACCAGCAACCCGAAAATCTTCGCCGGTGGCGATATGGTGCGAGGGTCTGACCTGGTAGTGACAGCGATTTTCGAAGGCCGCAACGCCGCCGAAGGCATCCTGGACTACCTGCAAGTCTGACCCCGATCCTGAATTGAAATGGGATCAAACTGTGGGAGGGGCGGTGCGACGATTCGACTTGCCCCCGATAGCGGTGTATCAGTCACCAGATTCATTGACTGACGCACCGCAATCGGGAGCAAGCCCCCTCCCACATTTGTTTTGCGCTCTGTGCAAGCTACCGCGACAAATTGACCCGATAGACAAAAGGCACGGCGCATTCCGTGCCTTTTGCGTCGCGCTCTGAGAAAATGCCCGCACTTTTTTTGCGGATGCCGACATGACTGCCCTCAAGAACGACCGTTTCCTTCGTGCCCTGCTCAAGCAACCTGTAGACGTCACCCCCGTGTGGATGATGCGTCAAGCCGGTCGCTACCTGCCGGAATACCGCGCCAGTCGCGCCCACGCCGGCGACTTCATGAGCCTGTGCATGAATCCTGCGTTCGCCTGTGAAGTCACGATGCAGCCGCTGGATCGCTACCCACAACTGGACGCGGCCATCCTCTTTTCCGACATCCTCACCATCCCCGACGCCATGGGCCAGGGCCTGTATTTCGAAACCGGCGAAGGCCCGCGCTTCAGGAAAGTCGTCAGCACCCTGGCCGATATCGAAGCCCTGCCGATTCCTGATCCGCACAAAGACCTCGGCTATGTGATGGATGCGGTCAGCACCATCCGCCGCGAGCTGAACGGCCGCGTGCCGCTGATCGGCTTCTCCGGTAGCCCCTGGACCCTGGCCACCTACATGGTCGAAGGCGGCTCGTCGAAAGACTTCCGCAAGACCAAGGCCATGCTCTACGACAACCCGCAAGCCATGCACCTGCTGCTGGACAAGCTCGCGCAGTCGGTCACCTCGTACCTCAACGGCCAGATCATGGCCGGCGCCCAAGCGGTGCAGATCTTCGATACCTGGGGTGGCAACCTGTCGGCGGCGGCGTACCAGGAATTCTCCCTGGCTTACATGCGCAAGATCGTCAGCGGCCTGATCCGCGAACACGAAGGCCGCAAGGTGCCGGTGATCATGTTCACCAAGGGCGGCGGCCTGTGGCTGGAAAGCATCGCAGACGCCGGTGCCGATGCCCTGGGCCTGGACTGGACCTGCGATATCGGCGAAGCCCGCCGCCGCGTTGGCAGCCAGGTTGCACTGCAAGGCAACATGGACCCGACCGTGCTGTACGCTAACCCTGAAGCGATCCGCACCGAAGTCGGGCGCATCCTGGCCAGCTATGGCAAGGGCACCGGTCACGTGTTCAACCTCGGCCATGGCATCACGCCGGAAGTGAATCCGGAACATGCGGGTGCATTCCTGCGTGCGGTGCATGAACTGTCGGCGCAATACCACGAATAAAGCACACAGCAAAAATGTGGGAGGGGGCTTGCCCCCTCCCACATTAAAAGCCAGAAACCTTCAGACCTGCCCCAACGGCGGCAACTTCGCCAGCTTCAACGCCACCAGCAACGCGCCAATCAGCAGCGCCACGATAAACCCGCCAATCCCGTTCCATCCGGCAAAGTGCCAGAAGAACCCGCCCGCCGTCCCGGCAATACTCGATCCCACGTAGTAACAGAACAGGTAAAGCGACGACGCCTGCCCCTTGGCTTTCACCGCGCGGCGGCCGATCCAGCTGCTGGCCACCGAATGCGCGCCGAAGAAGCCGAAGGTGAACACCAGCATGCCCGGCACTACCAGCCACAGCGGCGTGAACAGCGTCAGTAACATCCCCGAAAGCATCAACACGATGGTGCCCCACAGCACGCGGCGGCGGCCAAGGCGGTCGGCCAGGGAGCCGATCTTGGCCGAGCTGTAGATACCCGAGAGGTACACCAGCGACAGCAGGCCCACCAACGCCTGGCTCAGCTCGTAGGGCGAAGCCAGCAAGCGATAACCGATGTAGTTGAACATCGTCACGAACGCGCCCATCAGCAGGAAGGCTTCGAGGAACAGCCACGGCAGGCCCGCGTCCTTGAAGTGCATGACAAAACCATCCACCAGGCTACGCGGCTTGAGGCTGCTTGCGCGGAAGTTGCGCGATTCAGGGAGGATCTTCCAGAACACCGTGGCGGCGATAAGCGCCAGGGCACCGATGATCAGCATTGCGGTGTGCCAGCTGACGAAGTCGATCAACACGCCGATGATCAGGCGCCCACTCATGCCTCCAATCGCGTTGCCGCCGATGTACAAACCCATGGCCAGGCCGATGTGCTGCGGGTGGATCTCTTCGCTGAGGTAGGTCATCGCCACGGCGGCCAGGCCGCTCAGGGACAGGCCCACCAACGCCCGCATCAGCAGAATCCCCTCCCAGGTCGGCATCAGACCGCTGGCGATGGTGGCGAGTGCGGCGCAGAACAACGCGGCGACCATCACCGGCTTGCGCCCCAGCCTGTCGGAAATTGGCCCGGTGACCAGCAGGCCGCAGGCAAGCATCGCGGTCG from Pseudomonas synxantha harbors:
- the gltB gene encoding glutamate synthase large subunit, whose amino-acid sequence is MKAGLYQPDEFKDNCGFGLIAHMQGEPSHTLLQTAIEALTCMTHRGGINADGKTGDGCGLLIQKPDQFLRAVAKEHFAADLPKQYAVGMVFFNQDPVKAEAARENMNREIAAAGLQLVGWRKVPIDTSVLGRLALERLPQIEQVFIAGDGLSDQDMAIKLFTSRRRSSVLNAADTDHYICSFSHKTIIYKGLMMPADLTAFYPDLSDERLQTAICVFHQRFSTNTLPKWPLAQPFRFLAHNGEINTITGNRNWAVARRTKFANDLMDLEELGPLVNRVGSDSSSMDNMLELMVTGGIDLFRGVRMIIPPAWQNVETMDPDLRAFYEYNSMHMEPWDGPAGVVMTDGRYAVCLLDRNGLRPARWVTTTNGFITLASEIGVWNYKPEDVIAKGRVGPGQILAVDTETGQILDTDAIDNRLKSRHPYKQWLRKNALRIQATMEDNDHGSAFYDIDQLKQYMKMYQVTFEERDQVLRPLGEQGYEAVGSMGDDTPMAVLSQRVRTPYDYFRQQFAQVTNPPIDPLREAIVMSLEVCLGAERNIFQESPEHASRVILSSPVISPAKWRSLMTLERPGFDRQIIDLNYDESLGLEAAVRNVADQAEEAVRAGRTQIVLTDRHIAPGKLPIHASLATGAVHHRLTEKGLRCDSNILVETATARDPHHFAVLIGFGASAVYPFLAYEVLGDLIRTGEVLGDLYEVFKNYRKGITKGLLKILSKMGISTVTSYRGAQLFEAIGLSEEVCELSFRGVPSRIKGARFVDLEAEQKALALEAWSARKPIQQGGLLKFVHGGEYHAYNPDVVSTLQAAVQQGDYAKFKEYTSLVDNRPVSMIRDLFKVKTLDTPMDISEVEPLESILKRFDSAGISLGALSPEAHEALAEAMNRLGARSNSGEGGEDPARYGTIKSSKIKQVATGRFGVTPEYLVNAEVLQIKVAQGAKPGEGGQLPGGKVNGLIAKLRYAVPGVTLISPPPHHDIYSIEDLSQLIFDLKQVNPQALVSVKLVAEAGVGTIAAGVAKAYADLITISGYDGGTGASPLTSIKYAGAPWELGLAETHQTLRGNDLRGKVRVQTDGGLKTGLDVIKAAILGAESFGFGTAPMIALGCKYLRICHLNNCATGVATQNEKLRKDHYIGTVDMVVNFFTYVAEETREWLAKLGVRSLEELIGRTDLLDILEGQTAKQQHLDLTPLLGSDHIPADKPQFCQVDRNPPFDKGLLAEKMVDMAGSAINDASGGEFALDICNCDRSIGARISGEIARKHGNQGMAKAPITFRFKGTAGQSFGVWNAGGLHMYLEGDANDYVGKGMTGGKLVIVPPAGSVYKTQDSAIIGNTCLYGATGGKLFAAGTAGERFAVRNSGAHTVVEGTGDHCCEYMTGGFVAVLGKTGYNFGSGMTGGFAYVLDQDNTFVDKVNHELVEIQRISGEAMESYRNHLQHVLDEYVEETGSEWGRELAENLDDYLRRFWLVKPKAANLKSLLSSIRANPQ
- a CDS encoding FAD-dependent oxidoreductase; this translates as MAERLNNDFQFIDVGRKDPKKKLLRQRKKEFVEIYEPFKPQQSADQAHRCLGCGNPYCEWKCPVHNFIPNWLKLVAEGNILAAAELSHQTNTLPEVCGRVCPQDRLCEGACTLNDGFGAVTIGSVEKYITDTAFAMGWRPDMSKVKPTGKRVAIIGAGPAGLGCADVLVRGGVTPVVFDKNPEIGGLLTFGIPEFKLEKTVLSHRREVFTGMGIEFRLNTEVGKDITMEQLLAEYDAVFMGMGTYTYMKGGFAGEDLPGVYDALDFLIANVNRNLGFEKSPEDFVDMKGKKVVVLGGGDTAMDCNRTSIRQGAKSVTCAYRRDEANMPGSRKEVKNAKEEGVKFLYNRQPIAIVGEDRVEGVKVVETRLGEPDARGRRSPEPIPGSEEIIPADAVVIAFGFRPSPAPWFEQFEIQTDSQGRVVAPEQGQYKHQTSNPKIFAGGDMVRGSDLVVTAIFEGRNAAEGILDYLQV
- a CDS encoding MFS transporter — translated: MVAQLNDEYIEKGTPMFMRTVLALFSGGFATFALLYCVQPMMPALSHEFSINAAQSSLILSVATAMLACGLLVTGPISDRLGRKPVMVAALFCAALATIASGLMPTWEGILLMRALVGLSLSGLAAVAMTYLSEEIHPQHIGLAMGLYIGGNAIGGMSGRLIIGVLIDFVSWHTAMLIIGALALIAATVFWKILPESRNFRASSLKPRSLVDGFVMHFKDAGLPWLFLEAFLLMGAFVTMFNYIGYRLLASPYELSQALVGLLSLVYLSGIYSSAKIGSLADRLGRRRVLWGTIVLMLSGMLLTLFTPLWLVVPGMLVFTFGFFGAHSVASSWIGRRAVKAKGQASSLYLFCYYVGSSIAGTAGGFFWHFAGWNGIGGFIVALLIGALLVALKLAKLPPLGQV
- the hemE gene encoding uroporphyrinogen decarboxylase encodes the protein MTALKNDRFLRALLKQPVDVTPVWMMRQAGRYLPEYRASRAHAGDFMSLCMNPAFACEVTMQPLDRYPQLDAAILFSDILTIPDAMGQGLYFETGEGPRFRKVVSTLADIEALPIPDPHKDLGYVMDAVSTIRRELNGRVPLIGFSGSPWTLATYMVEGGSSKDFRKTKAMLYDNPQAMHLLLDKLAQSVTSYLNGQIMAGAQAVQIFDTWGGNLSAAAYQEFSLAYMRKIVSGLIREHEGRKVPVIMFTKGGGLWLESIADAGADALGLDWTCDIGEARRRVGSQVALQGNMDPTVLYANPEAIRTEVGRILASYGKGTGHVFNLGHGITPEVNPEHAGAFLRAVHELSAQYHE